The sequence CGTGAAATCGAAGGTAGATCCCAATAACTATTTTTCCTCTGCTTTGTCTAAACGTTTGGAAATCGATTCGGAAGTACAACAGATAAATAAGAAAGATCGTGCCTTGTCTATCTCTGGTTAATTTTGCATACGGGGATTTTAACTGAGGATATAAGATACGTTCTTCTTGAATCGGTTAGGTAGTATGTAGCGAAGCGATCGCCAATTTCGCAGTTTTACCCTTGACGTGTCGCCTCCAAAAAGCCTATAAGCGTGAAAGTACGGGAAGTTAACTGTGGAGTAAACCACCCATACATACAACCCGGACAACGCAACAAATTTTAGCCATAGCACCCGATGCTATTTGTGCTAAAAGTGGCTAAGCTTTGGCGACGCCGCGCAAATGGGGAGGATTGGGTGCGAACGAGCAAGCAGCCTGGGGGAATAACAAGGCAGGGGTAGCAAAGCTTACCAAACGCAGATTGCTATAACTGAAAATGCCTTTAAATGCAGTTTCCCCAGGCGCAAGTTTCCTTGCAAACCTGAATTGGGCCTGTTTCTGTGGTTGGCGATTCAACGCACGATCTTGGCGGTCAAATACTCCGTCGGCATAGGTGACGCAGTGGATTGAGTCCCGCAGCCAAAACCGTGATAATTGCAAGAAGCTATATTGCCAGCAGGTGAAGACGAAGAGACAATTGGCTATGCGGCGATCGCTCTGCATGACAATTATTATTAAAACAATTACGCGCCTCTAAGCCAGCATCAGCGCGTGAAAAAATTTCCATCAGTTGGGATAAAAAAGTTGCCACTCGGCGATCGCAGCAAAGAAGTAAGACGCAGCGCCGACGATTTGTTAGCACCTTTGTCAGAATCTCGTCTGTGCGATCGCACGCTTCAGCGGTTGCAATTCTTAATAAAATTCACGCCAGCTCCCCAGCAGGAAATTGTTGTAACTCTGCTCGCTCATTGTGACAAAGCAAGGATACGCGATGGGATAGATTCCAACTCTCCTTTAGGAATTGGGGATAAAGCTTGGTGGCTCTTACAAATGTTGGCGATCGTTCCGCCTAATTATCGGTGCCAAACTTCCGGATTAGCACCAAAAGAGTTAATACAGACAGCCCTTGACAATACTTATGAGCGATCGCTGATTGAAGGGTGGATGCGGGCAACGCTGCGACATCGCGATGGCCCAAACAACTAGATACTGAAACGATAAAAGGACTTATGCAAGTCCTGCCCGTAGAGCGAGCAGAAGCTTTTATTTTGGAGCCTCTGCAATCGCATCGTCAACCTTTGCGCGGGAACCAACCAGCTTTGTTGAGGCTCAAAGAGTAACAAAAGCCTTGGAGTATTTAAACTGACTAAGGCAGTCTTAAGAGTTTTAAGTATTATTGTTACTAATGAAAAAACGCAAAGCCCCCTCGAAAATTAGAATAGTCCTTATAGTAATTTCTACTATTATCGTTACCATTGGGTATTTAGCAGGAAGTATATATTTTTATGACAGTAAATTAACAACAAGTGGGGGCGATGCCGCAATTGTCCTGGGCGCAGCCGTTTGGGGAGAGGAACCATCGCCTGTTTTTAGAGAAAGAATTAATCATGCAATTGATTTATATAAAAGCGACCTAGTTCAAGATATTA comes from Microcoleus sp. FACHB-831 and encodes:
- a CDS encoding DUF5691 domain-containing protein, which translates into the protein MKKFPSVGIKKLPLGDRSKEVRRSADDLLAPLSESRLCDRTLQRLQFLIKFTPAPQQEIVVTLLAHCDKARIRDGIDSNSPLGIGDKAWWLLQMLAIVPPNYRCQTSGLAPKELIQTALDNTYERSLIEGWMRATLRHRDGPNN